A region from the uncultured Draconibacterium sp. genome encodes:
- a CDS encoding DUF3883 domain-containing protein, translating to MSDILIDRVKAKNDAIINGRNNDMKQHADKLIQGFQKLTDIHAKRAIWELFQNAIDLAEHAKIIIKLSNDAISFKHNGKTFDNNTLDCLIKQVSSKSPENNDEEIGQYGTGFISTHSFGRKILLSGSLQQNGYYIPLKDFEIDRTPKTSPDLIKNLITQQDVVFDLIENGEYKETKEEYTEFAFQTKSDLEIQYAKEALNDIPIILPYVLVLNERLQEVLVIDKENHPTRYEKGLVQDLNGIKKSEIKINGESHFIYSTSKKDEESNNSVTVILPIKQNNNVFEFHEKLSRLFLFYPLIGTENLGINFIIHSKQFAPTEQRDGIHLRSKTEQVQEEEKNNRKLLKLASSTIFSFVEKYAKESQNPIYYARINFKVTSEKPLLDSYLQKLKNVWINNFLKYPLVESKDEKINPSATLFLSDELLPTNPLYFNSIYSLTSKFYTNIPNKNIVREWTKTVNEWDTQKIKKISINDLVDKIKNEGNLNKFDNQDDIRSFYQYLLELEKVYLFNHHELLPNIKGEFKKLPDLRESINIPYKLIEIADVLLPEISKKQIHPDYKFSLELSPYNRKEFSNELNAYIQSTLNDTIDFTFFLEKKTEEIEDETLTSTLYSFIDYCKIATSIDSESAPAKMLKIICDYLKYDSELIEIPAIKDDIIELRASQKKLVNIFLNDLKTKDSEWVDKNLDMLKKMLALSGKDEFKDLFLKLPAFPNQNNELCIQGTLKVDNGIPKEIKDYYDQVVKSDLPIRSSLVLDGFSEYLQTKSVQTINGLTNEIESVFTENGQYSNISDHPFKRQILAIINKITTDSDWGNYFPILNGKRANVMLETISDETTKDDVFSIITLESSKILQLGQLARNPNLSRIIELGQIALNEESKQRSDFDFKHAIGKKIESLIKVKIDKELEDFKVDVEDVQNGQDIIIRMNKKDLYYIEVKSRWNSDSSIMMSKNQFTNAADNKEIYSLCCVEMSDYKVGEEERYQVDDVNIIFDRIKIINTIGDELEPLISGMLITTDAENEITLTGDYKATIPQRIIKTGTNIDEFVDFLIKKLNLTNI from the coding sequence ATGAGTGATATTTTAATTGACAGAGTTAAAGCAAAGAATGATGCAATAATAAATGGCAGGAATAATGACATGAAGCAACATGCTGACAAGCTAATTCAAGGCTTTCAGAAACTTACAGATATTCATGCCAAAAGAGCTATTTGGGAATTATTTCAAAATGCGATTGACCTGGCAGAACATGCAAAAATTATAATTAAATTAAGCAATGATGCTATTAGCTTCAAACACAATGGTAAAACGTTTGACAACAACACCCTTGACTGTCTGATAAAACAAGTAAGTTCAAAGTCACCAGAAAATAACGATGAAGAAATTGGACAATACGGAACTGGTTTTATATCGACACATTCATTTGGTCGTAAAATTTTATTGTCGGGTTCACTTCAACAAAATGGATACTATATTCCTTTAAAAGATTTCGAAATCGACAGAACTCCAAAAACATCCCCAGACCTCATTAAAAATCTGATAACTCAACAGGATGTGGTTTTTGACCTGATTGAAAATGGAGAATATAAAGAAACAAAAGAAGAGTATACAGAATTTGCTTTTCAAACAAAAAGCGACCTTGAAATTCAGTACGCAAAAGAAGCACTAAATGATATTCCAATAATCTTGCCCTACGTACTGGTATTGAATGAAAGACTTCAGGAAGTGTTGGTAATTGACAAAGAGAACCATCCAACCAGGTATGAAAAGGGATTAGTCCAGGATTTAAATGGAATTAAAAAGTCTGAAATTAAAATTAATGGAGAAAGCCATTTTATTTATTCAACAAGCAAAAAGGATGAAGAATCAAACAACTCCGTTACAGTAATCTTACCTATAAAACAGAACAATAACGTTTTCGAATTTCATGAAAAGTTATCACGACTATTTTTGTTTTATCCCTTAATCGGTACTGAAAATCTTGGTATCAATTTTATTATCCATTCCAAACAATTTGCTCCAACGGAACAACGGGATGGAATTCATTTAAGAAGTAAAACAGAACAGGTTCAAGAGGAAGAAAAAAATAACCGAAAACTTCTCAAACTCGCTTCATCAACAATATTTTCTTTTGTTGAGAAATATGCAAAGGAATCACAAAATCCAATTTACTATGCCAGGATTAATTTTAAAGTTACTAGCGAGAAGCCGCTGTTAGATAGTTATTTACAAAAGTTAAAAAATGTTTGGATTAACAACTTTCTGAAATATCCGCTTGTAGAATCAAAGGATGAAAAAATTAATCCTTCCGCAACACTTTTTTTAAGTGATGAATTATTACCTACCAATCCATTATATTTCAATTCAATATACAGTCTAACAAGCAAATTTTACACTAATATCCCAAATAAAAATATAGTTAGAGAATGGACCAAAACAGTGAATGAATGGGATACGCAAAAAATAAAAAAGATATCAATTAATGATTTGGTCGATAAAATTAAGAATGAAGGAAATTTAAATAAATTCGATAACCAAGATGATATTCGTTCATTTTACCAGTATCTGTTGGAACTGGAGAAGGTTTATTTATTTAATCATCATGAGCTATTACCCAATATAAAGGGCGAATTCAAAAAGCTGCCAGATTTAAGGGAGAGTATTAATATCCCTTATAAATTAATTGAAATTGCAGATGTATTGCTGCCTGAGATATCAAAAAAACAAATTCACCCAGACTATAAATTTAGTTTAGAATTATCGCCTTATAATCGAAAAGAATTTTCGAATGAGTTAAATGCATACATCCAAAGCACACTTAATGACACTATTGATTTTACTTTCTTTCTTGAAAAGAAAACGGAAGAAATTGAAGACGAAACTCTTACATCAACGCTATATAGTTTTATCGACTATTGCAAAATTGCAACTTCTATTGATTCTGAAAGTGCACCAGCTAAGATGCTAAAAATAATATGCGATTACCTCAAATATGATTCAGAATTAATAGAGATTCCTGCTATTAAAGATGATATTATTGAACTAAGAGCTTCACAAAAGAAATTGGTAAATATTTTCCTAAATGATTTGAAAACTAAAGATTCTGAATGGGTAGATAAAAACCTGGATATGTTAAAAAAGATGCTTGCCCTTTCTGGGAAAGATGAATTTAAAGATTTGTTTCTTAAACTGCCAGCATTTCCAAACCAAAATAATGAACTTTGTATTCAGGGTACTTTAAAAGTTGACAATGGTATTCCAAAAGAAATCAAAGATTATTATGACCAGGTTGTAAAATCAGATTTACCAATTCGTTCAAGTCTTGTTCTTGATGGATTTTCTGAGTATTTACAGACTAAATCTGTTCAGACCATTAATGGATTAACGAATGAAATAGAAAGCGTATTTACAGAAAACGGGCAGTATAGTAATATTAGTGACCATCCTTTCAAAAGACAAATTCTTGCTATTATTAATAAAATAACCACCGACTCGGACTGGGGAAATTACTTCCCAATATTGAATGGAAAACGAGCTAATGTAATGCTGGAAACAATCTCGGATGAAACTACAAAAGATGATGTATTCTCAATAATAACTTTAGAATCAAGTAAAATTCTTCAGTTGGGGCAACTTGCTCGCAATCCAAATTTATCAAGAATTATTGAACTTGGGCAAATTGCGCTAAATGAAGAATCCAAACAAAGAAGTGATTTCGATTTTAAACACGCAATAGGTAAAAAAATTGAATCCCTAATAAAAGTAAAAATTGATAAGGAACTTGAAGATTTTAAAGTTGATGTTGAAGACGTTCAGAATGGACAGGACATCATAATACGTATGAACAAAAAGGATTTATATTATATCGAAGTAAAATCTCGATGGAATTCTGACAGTTCAATAATGATGAGTAAAAATCAATTTACCAATGCAGCAGACAATAAGGAAATATACTCTTTGTGTTGTGTTGAAATGTCTGATTATAAAGTAGGAGAAGAAGAACGCTATCAAGTTGATGATGTGAACATTATTTTTGATAGGATTAAAATAATAAATACAATTGGAGATGAACTTGAACCACTAATAAGTGGTATGCTGATTACAACTGATGCTGAAAACGAAATAACACTAACTGGTGATTATAAAGCTACAATACCCCAACGTATTATAAAGACTGGAACCAATATTGATGAGTTCGTAGATTTTTTAATAAAAAAACTAAACTTGACGAATATCTAA
- a CDS encoding RecQ family ATP-dependent DNA helicase, whose amino-acid sequence MADVKLLKEVFKIDSFRDKQEEAIDSLLDGNNTLCLMPTGMGKSLIYQYTAIVKNKMAIVFSPLLALMGQQNDTLNNLLSPMGKSAFAFNSNLDGRKQYKYLKEQLNPPNNPNFLFLSPEKAMSDGYLTFTLKERKSDIGLIVIDEAHCISQWGHSFRPAYKMIPHFLKSVFGENIPTILCLTATINESDKSEIIQEFSITKTIQSDSLYRNNIELHITPELKDNKEKKQVLEELLQKHKGDKIIVYTHIKRRDYGTRAMSEFFKQKGFNCAPFDADLADNVKIETLEKFTAGEIQIVFATSAFGMGIDIPDIRCVIHYLLPESLEQYYQEVGRAGRDGKQSYAYLLHAEPNIRIKKDLIRKGEWSSEKIEEHYLSLFGRKGGTDVPYIGQMTNTDYNEGNILLVLLLKMVKLGYIDILSKGLQNIKCFDEINQTTELTSFKKATRVGMLKLIAKKTGIEIDNIHRILFGLYKEGQIKLISAPLKAIFYQINKELLEKDLISLKEEFDSVVEFKMNKLNILANVLNGDMPIDTALNKYLGISKV is encoded by the coding sequence ATGGCAGATGTAAAGCTACTAAAAGAAGTTTTTAAAATAGATTCCTTTCGGGATAAGCAAGAAGAGGCTATTGACAGCTTGTTAGATGGTAACAATACTTTGTGTTTAATGCCAACTGGCATGGGAAAATCATTAATTTACCAATATACTGCCATTGTAAAAAATAAAATGGCAATTGTATTCTCGCCACTATTGGCTTTAATGGGACAGCAAAACGATACCCTGAATAACTTATTAAGTCCAATGGGTAAAAGTGCCTTTGCTTTTAATAGTAACCTTGATGGTCGGAAACAATACAAGTACCTAAAGGAGCAGTTAAATCCACCCAATAATCCAAATTTCTTGTTTCTAAGTCCTGAAAAAGCGATGAGTGATGGATATCTCACTTTTACCCTAAAGGAACGTAAATCTGATATTGGACTTATTGTTATTGACGAAGCCCATTGCATATCACAATGGGGGCATAGCTTTAGGCCAGCATATAAAATGATTCCACATTTTCTTAAAAGTGTATTTGGCGAAAATATCCCGACCATTCTCTGTTTAACAGCAACAATAAATGAAAGTGATAAGTCGGAAATAATTCAAGAGTTTTCTATAACAAAGACTATACAAAGTGATTCTTTATATCGAAATAATATTGAGTTGCACATTACTCCAGAATTGAAAGACAATAAAGAGAAAAAACAAGTATTAGAAGAATTATTACAAAAACATAAAGGCGATAAGATAATAGTATATACACATATAAAAAGAAGAGATTATGGTACTCGTGCCATGAGCGAATTTTTCAAACAAAAAGGCTTTAACTGTGCTCCATTTGATGCAGACTTAGCTGATAATGTTAAAATCGAAACATTAGAGAAATTTACTGCTGGAGAGATTCAAATTGTCTTTGCAACAAGCGCTTTCGGTATGGGTATTGATATTCCTGACATTAGGTGTGTTATTCATTATTTACTACCAGAATCTTTGGAACAATACTATCAAGAAGTAGGAAGAGCTGGAAGAGATGGGAAACAATCGTATGCGTACCTACTCCATGCTGAGCCTAATATTCGGATTAAGAAAGATTTGATTCGAAAGGGTGAATGGAGTTCCGAAAAAATAGAAGAACATTATTTAAGTTTATTTGGAAGAAAAGGTGGCACAGATGTTCCGTATATCGGACAAATGACAAACACCGATTACAATGAGGGAAACATTCTTCTGGTTCTTTTATTGAAGATGGTAAAACTGGGATATATAGACATCCTATCAAAAGGATTACAAAACATAAAATGCTTTGATGAAATAAATCAGACCACTGAGTTAACAAGCTTTAAAAAAGCGACGCGAGTTGGAATGCTAAAATTGATAGCCAAGAAGACTGGAATTGAGATTGATAATATCCACAGAATACTATTTGGCCTATATAAAGAAGGACAGATTAAGCTTATATCCGCTCCATTAAAAGCTATCTTCTATCAGATAAACAAAGAGTTATTAGAGAAAGACTTAATCTCACTTAAGGAGGAATTTGATTCTGTTGTTGAGTTTAAAATGAATAAATTAAACATTTTAGCTAACGTATTAAATGGAGATATGCCTATAGATACTGCTTTAAATAAATATTTAGGAATAAGTAAAGTTTGA
- a CDS encoding NERD domain-containing protein, giving the protein MAKMIPDTMFETGSEGEKQIYNALRNLLPQAYTVLHSLRWVGGDHQAQGEADFVIFHPQKGILVLEVKAGIIECVYREWFQTNRNTGERKLIRDPEEQASGSKFKLINYIQNPKCLVCHAVWFPSIEFKKGNLPPNYNAEMLLDIKALNEPQKYIDTAFDYWSDQLNRTTSLTNFEADKILHAMAPSMRLVPSVQVEYENKEKQFIQLTQDQARILDFLTLQEKATISGAAGTGKTLIAIEKARQLKALGRKVLFLCYNRLLKDFLNVQFEQYDLDIFTFDSLAAQFVGVQSSFEKTRQYFLDYLITEQNDFPYTDIVIDEGQDFESDWLEYLDYRITGNFYVFFDHQQAVQNQEPNSFLLNAPTRLSLTTNCRNTKAIALTAYGGLGNGLKHPVLSNIDGKQPEIIPFTDPNTDAVHIEKLIKSFVKDTKVPLHKIALLTFGDWQSSMLSFIADNLSLTWSETYEEDKLCITTARRFKGLEADLVILTDIDWTRFEEEAYRKLFYTSCSRAKHELYLLSPDVNDIDVNFVLKHTQTNSKRKGKIRFLKLFNLKG; this is encoded by the coding sequence ATGGCAAAAATGATTCCTGACACAATGTTTGAAACAGGTAGCGAAGGCGAAAAGCAAATCTATAATGCTTTGCGTAACCTTTTACCTCAAGCTTACACTGTTTTACATTCACTTCGATGGGTTGGAGGTGATCATCAAGCACAGGGTGAAGCCGATTTTGTAATCTTCCATCCGCAAAAAGGAATTTTAGTATTAGAAGTAAAAGCTGGCATTATTGAATGTGTATATAGAGAATGGTTTCAAACAAACAGGAATACTGGTGAGAGAAAATTAATTAGAGATCCCGAAGAACAAGCTTCTGGTTCAAAATTTAAGCTCATTAATTACATCCAAAATCCAAAGTGTTTGGTTTGTCATGCAGTCTGGTTTCCTTCAATTGAGTTTAAAAAAGGAAATTTACCCCCTAATTATAATGCTGAAATGCTTTTAGACATTAAAGCATTAAATGAGCCACAAAAGTACATTGACACTGCTTTTGATTACTGGTCAGATCAACTAAACAGAACAACTTCTTTAACCAATTTTGAAGCCGACAAAATTCTGCACGCAATGGCTCCTTCCATGCGTTTGGTTCCATCTGTTCAGGTTGAATATGAGAACAAGGAAAAGCAGTTTATTCAGTTAACACAAGATCAGGCACGAATTCTTGATTTTCTGACTTTACAGGAGAAGGCAACTATTTCGGGTGCCGCTGGAACTGGCAAAACACTTATTGCAATTGAAAAAGCACGACAATTAAAGGCTTTGGGTAGAAAGGTTCTTTTTTTGTGTTACAACAGGTTGTTAAAAGATTTCCTGAATGTTCAATTCGAGCAATATGACCTGGATATATTTACATTCGATAGTCTTGCAGCCCAATTTGTTGGAGTACAGTCAAGCTTTGAAAAAACGAGGCAATATTTTCTTGATTATTTGATTACTGAGCAGAATGATTTCCCATATACCGATATTGTTATTGATGAAGGGCAAGATTTTGAATCGGATTGGTTGGAATATCTGGACTATAGGATTACTGGCAATTTTTATGTTTTCTTCGATCACCAGCAAGCAGTTCAAAATCAAGAACCCAATTCATTTTTATTAAACGCTCCAACACGGTTGTCGTTAACTACCAATTGCCGAAATACAAAAGCAATTGCACTTACTGCTTATGGTGGTCTTGGAAATGGACTGAAGCACCCTGTATTATCCAATATTGATGGGAAACAACCCGAAATAATACCATTTACCGACCCCAATACTGATGCTGTACATATTGAAAAACTGATTAAGAGCTTTGTTAAAGACACTAAAGTTCCATTACATAAAATAGCCCTTTTAACTTTTGGGGATTGGCAAAGTAGCATGCTTTCTTTTATAGCCGATAACCTTTCACTTACATGGAGCGAAACTTATGAAGAAGATAAGTTATGCATTACCACTGCAAGAAGGTTCAAAGGACTTGAGGCTGATTTAGTAATACTTACAGATATCGACTGGACCCGGTTTGAGGAAGAAGCCTATCGAAAACTATTCTATACTTCATGTTCAAGAGCCAAGCATGAATTATACTTATTGTCACCTGATGTAAATGATATTGATGTAAATTTTGTACTAAAACATACTCAAACGAACTCAAAAAGAAAAGGTAAAATTCGTTTCTTAAAACTATTTAATCTAAAAGGATAA
- a CDS encoding restriction endonuclease subunit S, translated as MDLGKMNHKKYQAYKDSGVDWLGEIPKNWEVLPGLSFLFENKEKNKGMKRDTVLSLSYGKIRVKAEEELTGLVPESFETYQLVNKGDIIFRPTDLQNDKVSLRSGIANDEGIITSAYLNLRLKPKADTNFYSYLFRAIDNNKVIYGLGSGLRQNIDYRDFRRFAFPFPPKKEQTAIANFLDEKITKIDKAIAQKEKLIELLKERKQIIIQKAVTKGLDRSMKLKDSGVDWIGEIPEHWKVLYNRRLFREKGRPITNPDELPLSLSQIDGVIPSESMKERSLSPAHRKNFKLCYPGDLIVNRFKGHLGVFFESNYRGIVTFHYGVFEPEKDINTKYYELLYHTEIYKTVYAGASNGMTIGLQNLSNQNFYDVKSIVPPKKEQDEIVSFCTNVESETQKVINSQHAQIEKLKEYKATLIDSAVTGKIKVC; from the coding sequence ATGGATTTAGGAAAAATGAACCATAAGAAATATCAAGCATACAAAGATTCTGGAGTTGATTGGTTAGGAGAAATACCTAAGAATTGGGAAGTTTTACCTGGATTAAGTTTTCTTTTTGAGAACAAGGAAAAGAACAAAGGGATGAAAAGAGATACAGTTCTTTCACTTAGTTATGGGAAAATAAGGGTTAAAGCTGAAGAAGAATTAACGGGATTAGTGCCTGAGTCTTTTGAAACTTACCAACTTGTAAATAAGGGGGATATTATTTTTCGACCTACTGATTTACAAAATGACAAAGTAAGTTTACGTAGTGGCATTGCAAATGATGAAGGTATTATAACAAGTGCTTATCTTAATCTTCGATTGAAGCCCAAAGCAGATACTAACTTTTATAGCTATTTATTCAGAGCGATTGATAATAATAAAGTTATTTACGGATTAGGTTCTGGATTAAGGCAGAATATTGATTATCGCGATTTTAGGAGATTTGCCTTCCCATTTCCCCCCAAAAAAGAACAAACCGCCATAGCCAATTTTTTAGACGAAAAAATCACCAAAATAGACAAGGCAATTGCCCAAAAAGAAAAGTTGATTGAACTGCTAAAAGAACGCAAACAAATTATTATTCAAAAGGCAGTTACTAAAGGTTTGGATAGGAGTATGAAACTAAAAGATAGTGGCGTAGATTGGATTGGTGAGATTCCTGAACATTGGAAGGTTTTGTATAATAGAAGACTATTTAGAGAAAAGGGCAGACCAATTACAAATCCTGATGAACTCCCGTTATCACTTTCCCAAATAGACGGAGTAATTCCTTCAGAATCTATGAAAGAAAGGTCTTTAAGTCCAGCTCATAGAAAAAATTTCAAATTATGTTATCCTGGTGATTTAATTGTAAATCGCTTTAAAGGACACTTAGGAGTATTCTTCGAATCAAATTATAGAGGAATTGTAACATTTCATTATGGAGTTTTTGAGCCAGAAAAGGATATTAATACCAAATATTATGAATTATTATACCATACAGAAATATACAAAACGGTATACGCAGGGGCATCAAATGGAATGACAATTGGGCTACAAAACCTATCCAATCAAAACTTTTACGATGTAAAGTCGATAGTGCCTCCGAAGAAAGAACAAGATGAAATCGTTAGTTTCTGTACAAATGTTGAAAGTGAAACGCAGAAAGTAATTAATTCTCAACATGCCCAAATAGAAAAGCTAAAAGAATACAAAGCCACGCTAATTGATAGTGCTGTTACGGGTAAAATTAAAGTTTGTTAA
- a CDS encoding class I SAM-dependent DNA methyltransferase, whose product MDTAVHNKLVSFIWSIADDCLRDVYVRGKYRDVILPMVVLRRLDVLLEETKKEVMDEVKFQREEMEFTELDETALQSASKYVFYNTSKWTLQRLKDTASNNRQLLQVNFQEYLNGFSENVREIVNKFNLPAQVKHMADKDVLLDVLEKFTSPDINLTPFVKEDSDGRKLPPLTNLGMGYVFEELIRRFNEENNEEAGEHFTPREVIDLMTHIVFDPIKDNLPPVITIYDPACGSGGMLTEAQNFIKDEEGEIKAMGDVYLYGKEINDETYAICKSDMMIKGNDPGNIKNGSTLSTDQFAGTYFDFMLSNPPYGKSWNSELKYIKDGKDLIDPRFVVRLKDYWGNEADADATPRSSDGQLLFMMEMVSKMKSLKQSPHGSRIASVHNGSSLFTGDAGSGESNIRRYIIENDLLSAIIQMPNNLFYNTGITTYVWLLSNNKPAHRKGKVQLIDAGQRYAKLRKNLGAKNCEFKPEHIQEIQEAYKNFKIIERQNDEDLASQVFDNSDFGYYKVTIERPKRLKAQFTEERIAELRYDKTLKEPMQWAFEAYGDKVYTNLKDLEKEIRNWCEDNEIDLNAKKRKTLVSPSLWKKQKDIFDVAVLLLDKIGTEEYNNFNVFKEKVEAELRVQSGVEGQKIKLSATEKNAILNAVSWYDETAEKVIKKVQKLKTEKLDELLYHLDCTAEQLPDYGYYPTGKPSEYINYETETDLRDYENVPLKQNIYDYFLQEVKPHVDEAWIDLDKTKIGYEISFNKYFYQHKPLRSLEEVSAEILNLEKENEGLIMDILNLG is encoded by the coding sequence ATGGATACAGCAGTACACAACAAACTGGTTTCGTTTATCTGGTCGATTGCAGACGATTGTTTGCGCGACGTTTATGTGAGGGGGAAATACCGAGATGTAATATTACCCATGGTGGTATTACGCAGGCTCGATGTGCTTTTGGAAGAAACCAAAAAAGAAGTAATGGATGAGGTAAAGTTCCAGCGCGAAGAAATGGAGTTTACCGAGTTGGACGAAACGGCTTTACAATCGGCTTCGAAATATGTTTTCTACAACACCAGCAAATGGACATTACAACGCCTGAAAGATACAGCAAGTAACAATCGCCAATTATTACAGGTAAACTTTCAGGAGTACCTGAATGGATTTAGCGAAAATGTTCGTGAAATTGTAAATAAGTTCAATTTGCCTGCGCAGGTAAAACACATGGCCGATAAGGATGTGTTGTTGGATGTGCTGGAGAAATTTACTTCACCAGACATTAACCTGACTCCATTTGTAAAAGAAGATTCTGATGGTAGAAAACTTCCTCCGTTGACCAATCTTGGAATGGGGTATGTTTTTGAAGAACTGATCAGACGATTTAACGAAGAAAACAACGAAGAAGCAGGAGAGCACTTTACGCCTCGCGAGGTAATCGATTTGATGACACACATTGTTTTCGACCCGATAAAAGATAACCTGCCACCTGTTATAACTATTTACGATCCTGCGTGCGGTTCTGGAGGAATGCTCACCGAAGCGCAGAATTTTATAAAGGATGAAGAGGGTGAGATAAAAGCCATGGGGGATGTATATCTGTATGGTAAAGAAATAAACGATGAAACTTATGCCATTTGTAAGTCGGATATGATGATTAAGGGCAACGACCCTGGCAACATAAAAAATGGCTCAACGCTTTCAACCGACCAATTTGCTGGAACCTATTTCGATTTTATGCTTTCGAACCCACCTTATGGTAAATCGTGGAACTCGGAACTGAAATACATTAAGGATGGAAAAGATCTAATTGATCCGCGATTTGTTGTGCGGTTAAAAGATTACTGGGGCAACGAAGCTGATGCCGATGCAACTCCACGTTCATCGGATGGACAGTTGTTGTTTATGATGGAAATGGTTTCGAAAATGAAATCGTTGAAGCAAAGTCCGCATGGTTCGCGCATTGCTTCGGTGCATAATGGTTCGAGCCTTTTTACGGGAGATGCAGGAAGTGGCGAAAGCAACATCAGGCGTTACATTATTGAAAATGACTTATTGTCGGCTATTATTCAAATGCCCAACAACCTGTTTTACAATACAGGCATTACCACTTATGTATGGTTGCTTAGCAATAATAAACCAGCACACCGAAAAGGGAAAGTGCAGTTGATTGATGCAGGACAACGCTATGCCAAACTGCGTAAAAACCTGGGTGCTAAAAACTGTGAGTTTAAACCAGAACACATTCAGGAAATTCAGGAGGCGTACAAAAACTTTAAGATCATTGAACGGCAAAACGATGAAGATTTAGCTTCGCAGGTTTTTGATAACAGCGACTTTGGTTATTACAAAGTGACTATTGAGCGCCCCAAACGATTAAAAGCACAATTTACAGAAGAACGGATTGCAGAACTGCGTTACGATAAAACCTTGAAGGAGCCCATGCAATGGGCATTTGAAGCCTACGGCGATAAGGTTTACACCAACTTGAAAGACCTTGAAAAAGAAATTCGGAACTGGTGCGAAGACAATGAAATTGACCTGAATGCCAAAAAACGAAAAACATTGGTTTCTCCATCACTTTGGAAAAAGCAGAAGGATATTTTTGATGTTGCTGTATTGCTTTTAGATAAAATTGGCACAGAAGAGTACAACAACTTTAATGTTTTTAAAGAAAAAGTAGAAGCCGAACTACGTGTCCAGAGCGGAGTCGAAGGGCAAAAAATAAAACTCTCGGCAACCGAAAAGAATGCTATTCTCAACGCAGTTAGCTGGTACGATGAAACAGCCGAAAAAGTAATTAAGAAAGTTCAAAAGCTGAAAACTGAAAAGTTGGATGAGCTTTTGTATCACCTGGATTGCACCGCAGAACAATTACCCGATTACGGTTATTACCCAACAGGAAAACCCAGCGAATACATTAATTACGAAACCGAAACCGACCTGCGTGATTACGAAAATGTTCCGCTAAAACAGAATATTTACGATTACTTTTTACAGGAAGTGAAACCACATGTTGATGAAGCATGGATTGACTTGGATAAAACCAAAATTGGTTACGAAATCAGTTTTAACAAGTATTTCTACCAACACAAACCATTACGAAGTTTGGAGGAAGTAAGCGCTGAGATTTTGAATTTGGAGAAAGAGAATGAAGGTTTGATTATGGATATTTTAAATCTGGGCTAA